The proteins below come from a single Tissierellales bacterium genomic window:
- a CDS encoding RNA-binding domain-containing protein, translating into MMKINHILEMINSGEGLNIEFKESRNKLNKDVFDSVCAFLNRNGGH; encoded by the coding sequence ATGATGAAGATAAACCATATTTTAGAAATGATTAATTCTGGTGAAGGATTGAATATTGAATTTAAAGAAAGTAGAAATAAATTAAATAAGGATGTATTTGATTCAGTATGTGCTTTCTTAAATCGGAACGGGGGACATTAA
- the guaA gene encoding glutamine-hydrolyzing GMP synthase produces the protein MILILDFGGKCGRVVGRIIRESKVYCEILPYNTSIEKIKEKDPQGIILTGDAEDEKVARIDKNIPKLDLPTIGMGCKNQILTKEYGIQTYPESEYNENNKRIVENFLFKVCECKPYWDMKDFVDNTIKDIKEKVGNGKALCGLSGGVDSTVAAVLVHEAIGDNLVCVFVDNGLLRKNEVSEVESFFKDRFDMNIITVDAKDRFLNELKGVIEPEQKRKVIGEEFIRVFEEEQKKLTDIDFLVQGTIYPDVIESGGDEHTVVKSHHNVGGLPEDVNFELIEPLRQLFKDEVRKVGTILDIPEQAVNRQPFPGPGLGVRVLGEVTEEKLEVVREADYIFREEIKNAGLDKKIWQYFALLPDIRSVGMTKGKRTYNYTVALRSVHSIDGMTAEWARIPLDVLERVSNRITREIEQVNRVVYDITNKPPGTIEWE, from the coding sequence TTGATATTAATACTTGATTTTGGTGGAAAATGCGGAAGGGTTGTAGGTAGAATTATTAGAGAATCTAAAGTATATTGTGAAATATTACCCTATAATACTTCCATAGAGAAAATTAAAGAAAAAGATCCCCAAGGTATTATTTTAACAGGAGATGCAGAAGATGAGAAGGTGGCAAGGATTGATAAAAACATACCTAAATTAGATTTGCCAACAATAGGGATGGGGTGTAAAAACCAAATATTAACGAAAGAATATGGTATTCAAACCTATCCTGAAAGTGAATATAATGAAAATAATAAGAGGATTGTTGAAAACTTTTTATTTAAAGTATGTGAATGTAAACCCTATTGGGATATGAAGGACTTTGTAGATAATACTATTAAAGATATTAAAGAAAAAGTGGGAAATGGGAAAGCATTATGTGGATTATCAGGAGGAGTAGATTCTACTGTAGCAGCAGTATTAGTTCATGAAGCCATAGGTGATAATTTAGTTTGTGTATTTGTTGACAACGGACTCCTTAGAAAAAATGAGGTTAGTGAAGTTGAAAGCTTTTTTAAAGATAGGTTTGATATGAATATAATAACTGTTGATGCTAAAGATAGATTTTTAAACGAACTTAAAGGAGTTATTGAGCCTGAACAAAAAAGAAAAGTAATTGGAGAAGAATTTATAAGAGTTTTTGAAGAAGAACAAAAGAAATTAACAGACATAGATTTTTTAGTACAAGGTACTATATACCCAGATGTTATTGAAAGTGGTGGTGACGAACATACAGTTGTAAAAAGCCATCATAATGTTGGGGGATTACCTGAAGATGTAAACTTTGAACTTATAGAACCTTTAAGACAATTGTTTAAAGATGAAGTTCGAAAAGTCGGAACTATTTTAGATATTCCAGAACAAGCAGTAAATCGACAGCCATTTCCAGGGCCAGGTTTAGGTGTTAGAGTATTAGGAGAAGTTACAGAAGAAAAATTAGAAGTCGTAAGAGAAGCGGATTATATATTCAGGGAAGAAATCAAAAATGCTGGCCTTGATAAAAAGATATGGCAATACTTTGCCCTTCTTCCCGATATAAGAAGTGTAGGAATGACCAAAGGAAAAAGGACTTATAATTATACCGTAGCTTTAAGGTCAGTGCATAGTATTGATGGTATGACTGCAGAATGGGCAAGAATACCTTTAGATGTATTAGAAAGGGTTTCCAATAGAATTACTAGAGAAATTGAACAGGTAAATAGAGTAGTTTATGATATAACTAATAAACCACCTGGAACAATTGAGTGGGAGTAG